From Deltaproteobacteria bacterium:
GTCTACGAGATCCCCTTGAACGAGGTGGTCCTCGACTTCTACGACAAGCTCAAGACCCTGACCAAGGGTTACGCCTCCATGGACTACGAGTACGCCGATTTCAGGGAGGCGGACCTCGTGAAACTCGACATACTCATAAACGGCGAGCCCGTCGACGCCCTCTCGCTCATCGTGCCGCGCTCGAGGGCCTATCCCCGGGGCCGCGACATCGCCAGGAAGATGAAGGAGCTCATACCGCGCCAGATGTTCGAGGTCGTCATACAGGCCGCCATAGGCGGCAAGGTCATAGCCCGCGAGACGATCAAGGCGCTGCGAAAGAACGTGACCGCCAAGTGTTACGGCGGCGACATAACCCGCAAGAGAAAGCTTCTGGAAAAGCAGAAAGAGGGCAAGAAGCGTATGAAGAGCGTGGGCAGGGTCGAGCTTCCGCAGGAAGCCTTCCTGGCCGCCCTGAAGGTGGGCTGAGGGGGCGCCGGCAGGCCGGGGCAGAGGCGGGGCCTATGGCCCTTCTTCAGAGAGTCTCACCCCGGGGCGAACAGAGTCTTCTTGAGCGGGGGAACCTATGGAGAGAGCTGACTATGGCTGAAGACCAGGCGGTGGAGAAGAGGAGCGCAGAGGAGGAGAGGCCGGGCGGCGCCGGGAGGGGAGGGAGCAAGGCCGGCCGCTGGACGCGCGAGACCATAGAGGCCGTAGTAATCGCCCTTGTGCTGGCCGTAGTCATAAGGACCTTCGTCGTCCAGGCCTTCAAGATACCGTCCAGCTCGATGGAGGATACGCTTCTCATAGGCGATCACATACTGGTCTCCAAGTTCTCCTACGGCATCCAGGTGCCGAAGCCGGCGATGATAAACGTCCTGGGTCTTACGATGCCCTTCTTCACGACCGAGCTCAAGCCCCTGTGGGGCGAGATCGAGCGCGGCGACGTCATAGTCTTCCGCCCCCCCCACGAGCCCGACAAGGACTACATAAAGCGCGTTGTCGGCATACCGGGCGACACCGTTGAAATAAGGGACAAAAAGATATACATTAATGGGGAGCCCTGGGACGACCCCTACGGCGTGTACAAGGGTGCTACCGCCTGGGAGACGCACAAGGTCGACAATTTCGGGCCCATAAGGGTCCCCGAGGGCAAGGTCTTCGTCATGGGAGACAACCGGGACCGCAGCTACGACAGCCGCTTCTGGGGCTTCGTCGACATGAAGGACATAAAGGGCAGGGCCTTCATGATCTACTGGTCCTGGGACTCCACGAAGACGCTATTCGAGAAGGTGCGCTTTTCGAGGATAGGCAGGATAATAAGGTAGCCGGCCTGCGGTGAAGGAGCTCATCGAAGAGTTCGGGAGGTATCTCGTCGTGGAGCGCAACGCCTCGGCCCACACCGTGAGCTCCTACCTGCGGGACCTGCGCCAGTTCGAGGCCTTCCTTGAGGCGAGGGAGGAGAAGAGCGTGGTGCGGATCCGTGACGTGTCCGACCGTGACGTGCGGGCCTTCGCCGCCGCGCTCCACCGCCGTCTCTCCAGGTCGAGCATTGCGCGCAAGCTCTCCTCGCTCAGGAGCTTTTTCAGGTTCCTTCAGCGGCGCGGCCTGGTGCGGCGCAACCCGGCGCAGGCCGTGCCTTCTCCCAGGTCCGGCCGTTTCCTGCCAACGGTCCTTACCGTAGAGGAGGCGGCCGAGCTCGTCGAGGCGGCCGGGAAGGGGGGAGCGAAAGGCCGGCGGGGGAGGGGAGAGGCCGATGCCGCAAGGGACCGGGCCGTGCTCGAGGTTCTCTACTCGACGGGCATGAGGGTGAGCGAGCTCACGGGGCTTCGCTTAAGGGACGCCGACTTCGACGGCGCGACCATGAGGGTGCGCGGCAAGGGCGGCAAGGAGCGCGTGGTCTTCCTCGGCCGCCCGGCCGTCGAGGCGCTGCGTGCCTACCTTGATGCGAGGGCGGGGCGGGGAGGGCGCGTCCCGGCCCCCG
This genomic window contains:
- the lepB gene encoding signal peptidase I gives rise to the protein MAEDQAVEKRSAEEERPGGAGRGGSKAGRWTRETIEAVVIALVLAVVIRTFVVQAFKIPSSSMEDTLLIGDHILVSKFSYGIQVPKPAMINVLGLTMPFFTTELKPLWGEIERGDVIVFRPPHEPDKDYIKRVVGIPGDTVEIRDKKIYINGEPWDDPYGVYKGATAWETHKVDNFGPIRVPEGKVFVMGDNRDRSYDSRFWGFVDMKDIKGRAFMIYWSWDSTKTLFEKVRFSRIGRIIR
- a CDS encoding tyrosine recombinase XerC, which encodes MKELIEEFGRYLVVERNASAHTVSSYLRDLRQFEAFLEAREEKSVVRIRDVSDRDVRAFAAALHRRLSRSSIARKLSSLRSFFRFLQRRGLVRRNPAQAVPSPRSGRFLPTVLTVEEAAELVEAAGKGGAKGRRGRGEADAARDRAVLEVLYSTGMRVSELTGLRLRDADFDGATMRVRGKGGKERVVFLGRPAVEALRAYLDARAGRGGRVPAPDDPVFEGRDGGPLSARTVQRIVRRHALASAIDKRPTPHSLRHSFATHLLDAGVDLRSIQEMLGHESLSTTQRYTKVSLRSLMAVYDETHPRAKIRRETGEKRKK